In Ischnura elegans chromosome 9, ioIscEleg1.1, whole genome shotgun sequence, the following proteins share a genomic window:
- the LOC124165150 gene encoding type 1 phosphatases regulator ypi1-like isoform X2, translated as MAERNEIPVTSTTLVDNEEQSEAGERLIVRLKLRKPESKKKVQWESGTVDNEHMNKKKSKCCCIYHKPREFDESSSDSEGECENCFGHVEMKKKKVKGDGSDSQSPDPDKDHKPSEDIGNSEDSHPEESIPQSS; from the exons ATGGCTGAGAGGAATGAAATACCTGTTACTTCCACGACGTTAGTGGATAATGAGGAGCAGTCGGAG GCTGGAGAGCGGTTAATTGTTAGACTGAAACTTCGGAAACCTGAATCCAAGAAAAAAGTCCAGTGGGAATCTGGCACTGTGGATAATGAACACATGAACAAGAAAAAGTCCAAAT GTTGTTGTATATATCACAAACCACGAGAGTTTGATGAAAGTTCATCGGATAGTGAAGGTGAGTGTGAAAATTGCTTTGGACATGTGGaaatgaagaagaagaaagtgaagggTGATGGCAGTGATAGCCAGTCACCTGATCCTGATAAGGATCACAAGCCCAGTGAGGACATTGGAAATTCAGAAGACTCACACCCTGAAGAATCTATTCCACAAAGCAGTTAA
- the LOC124165150 gene encoding succinate--hydroxymethylglutarate CoA-transferase-like isoform X1 gives MLLLSHRIVRPLRTSCFTGLKYMGTASNEEVKCEKPLAGVRVLDLSRIVMGPFCTMTLGDLGAEVIKVERPVVGDETRRWGVPVTGGETSYFLSINRNKKSICIDFKSTEGRKVLLDLVSASDVLVENYVPGKLDALDLGYDKIQKTNPSLIYVSLTGYGPNGPYASRPGYDVIAASVGGLLHITGPENGEPCKIGVPMTDIAAGLYAHGAILAALFNRLKTGKGVKIDVNLLSTQVACLATAASAWLNAGEEAKRRGSSHDWIVPYEALEAKCGGRITIGAGSNAQFSSLCSLIGLNHLIDDPKYKTNVLRVANRDTLIGEIRSRFKEKTVEEWLKILDGAPFPYGPVNTIPQVFENPQVKHLGLVKSLNHPKVGNLRIVGPPVQYSNLSNEVHSTPPLLGEHTVDVLQNVLKYSRERVDSLFEMKAVS, from the coding sequence atgttgttattaaGCCACAGAATTGTACGTCCATTAAGGACGAGTTGTTTTACGGGATTAAAGTATATGGGCACGGCCTCAAACGAAGAAGTGAAATGTGAAAAACCTCTGGCAGGTGTTCGTGTTTTAGATTTGAGTAGGATTGTTATGGGGCCATTTTGCACTATGACTTTAGGTGATCTTGGAGCTGAAGTAATTAAAGTGGAACGTCCCGTAGTTGGCGATGAAACAAGACGTTGGGGTGTGCCGGTGACTGGTGGTGAAACATCTTACTTTTTATCAATCAATCGCAACAAGAAGAGCATCTGCATTGACTTCAAATCCACCGAAGGGCGGAAAGTGTTGCTGGATTTAGTGTCTGCTAGTGATGTTCTCGTCGAGAATTATGTTCCTGGGAAACTCGACGCTCTCGATTTGGGGTACGATAAAATCCAGAAAACAAACCCCTCATTGATTTATGTGTCATTGACAGGATATGGGCCGAATGGACCTTATGCGTCCCGGCCGGGATATGATGTAATCGCCGCATCTGTAGGTGGACTTCTACACATCACTGGCCCAGAAAATGGAGAACCGTGCAAGATTGGGGTACCCATGACTGATATTGCTGCCGGCTTATATGCCCATGGTGCTATTTTAGCCGCCTTATTCAATCGTTTGAAGACTGGTAAGGGGGTGAAAATTGATGTTAATTTGTTGTCCACCCAAGTTGCGTGTTTGGCTACGGCAGCTTCTGCCTGGCTTAATGCAGGCGAAGAAGCCAAGCGTAGAGGTTCATCCCATGACTGGATTGTTCCTTACGAAGCGCTGGAAGCCAAGTGTGGTGGGAGGATCACTATCGGAGCTGGAAGTAATGCTCAGTTTTCGTCGCTGTGTAGTTTGATTGGATTGAACCATTTGATAGATGACCCCAAGTATAAAACTAACGTGCTCAGAGTCGCCAACAGAGATACTCTGATAGGTGAAATACGTTCAAGATTTAAAGAGAAAACAGTGGAAGAGTGGCTTAAGATCCTGGATGGAGCGCCATTTCCGTATGGTCCCGTTAATACTATTCCACAAGTTTTTGAGAATCCCCAAGTAAAACACTTGGGTTTAGTTAAAAGTTTGAACCATCCGAAAGTTGGAAATCTTAGAATTGTGGGTCCCCCTGTTCAATATTCTAATTTGAGCAATGAAGTGCATAGCACTCCTCCCTTACTAGGGGAGCATACGGTTGATGTTTTGCAAAATGTCTTAAAATACTCCAGAGAAAGAGTGGATTCTCTCTTTGAAATGAAAGCTGTGAGTTGA